A part of Pseudoliparis swirei isolate HS2019 ecotype Mariana Trench chromosome 8, NWPU_hadal_v1, whole genome shotgun sequence genomic DNA contains:
- the stk11 gene encoding serine/threonine-protein kinase STK11 — protein MSTGELQHLDYLNENELMEMDTFIHRIDSTEVIYQPRRKRAKLIGKYLMGDLLGEGSYGKVKEMLDSDTLCRRAVKILKKKKLRRIPNGEANVKKEIQLLRRLQHKNVIQLVDVLYNEEKQKMYMVMEYCICGMQEMLDSVPEKRFPVFQSHGYFCQLLDGLEYLHSQGIVHKDIKPGNLLLTTDGALKISDLGVAEALHPFADDDTCRTSQGSPAFQPPEIANGLDTFSGFKVDIWSAGVTLYNITTSLYPFEGDNIYKLFENIGKGDFTIPEECGPLLSDLLQGMLEYDPAKRFSIQNIRQHNWVRKKHPPSEPPVPIPASAEGRDPWRSMTVVPYLEDLHGYTEEDDDELYDGEDEIIYTQDFTVPGQVVEEDLDQGHEDQCPALAKTVCVNGTEGSKAKTERRSSSSSNPSRKGVSTASKIRKLSTCKQQ, from the exons ATGAGTACCGGCGAGCTGCAACATCTTGACTATCTAAATGAAAATGAACTGATGGAGATGGATACTTTCATTCATCGCATTGACTCTACAGAGGTGATCTACCAGccaaggaggaagagggcaaaGCTGATAGGAAAGTACTTGATGGGAGATCTGCTAGGTGAGGGATCTTATGGCAAAGTGAAAGAGATGCTGGACTCGGATACCCTTTGTCGCAGGGCTGTCAAaatactgaagaagaagaagctgaggcGGATTCCCAATGGAGAAGCCAATGTGAAAAA GGAGATTCAACTACTAAGAAGACTCCAACACAAGAATGTGATTCAGCTGGTGGATGTGCTCTACAATGAAGAGAAGCAGAAAAT GTATATGGTGATGGAGTATTGCATTTGTGGTATGCAAGAAATGCTGGACAGCGTCCCAGAAAAAAGGTTTCCAGTATTTCAATCTCACGG gTACTTTTGCCAACTCTTAGATGGCCTTGAATATTTGCACAGCCAGGGAATAGTTCACAAAGACATTAAACCAGGAAATCTGCTGCTGACCACTGACGGAGCACTTAAAATCTCCGACCTGGGAGTAGCAGAG GCCCTCCACCCATTTGCAGACGATGACACGTGTCGCACCAGTCAGGGCTCACCGGCCTTCCAGCCTCCAGAGATTGCAAATGGACTGGACACCTTTTCAGGGTTTAAAGTGGACATTTGGTCTGCGGGAGTAACACT ATACAACATCACAACCAGTCTGTACCCGTTTGAGGGAGACAACATCTATAAGCTATTTGAGAACATTGGAAAAGGAGACTTCACTATTCCTGAGGAGTGTGGACCCCTCCTGTCGGACCTGCTGCAAG GAATGCTCGAGTACGACCCTGCGAAGAGGTTTTCCATACAGAACATAAGGCAACACAA CTGGGTGCGTAAGAAACACCCTCCGTCTGAGCCCCCTGTGCCCATCCCTGCCAGCGCAGAGGGCAGGGACCCTTGGCGGAGCATGACGGTGGTGCCCTACCTGGAGGATCTCCACGGCTACACGGaggaggacgatgacgagctCTACGATGGAGAGGACGAGATCATCTACACTCAGGACTTCACAGTGCCAG GACAAGTCGTCGAAGAAGATCTGGATCAGGGGCACGAAGACCAGTGTCCAGCTCTAGCCAAGACAGTTTGTGTGAACGGGACGGAGGGCAGCAAGGCCAAAACCGAACgccgctcctcctcttcgtccaaCCCCTCGCGTAAAGGAGTCTCCACAGCCAGCAAGATCCGCAAGCTCTCCACCTGCAAACAGCAatga
- the LOC130197515 gene encoding voltage-dependent calcium channel beta subunit-associated regulatory protein isoform X2, with translation MSNDSPVLTSLTENSTDVPVAAGEVENYVLLLVLLSVFAGGTLVLLSLLLLFCHRCCLGGRRYSRASDDPEKTNTTQEITIYLDESDALSAASCHDGASERFVSTGSTGRRVSFTESALYEAEKTTPEKGRRYTLTEGDFHHLKKARLTHLHLPPAPCDLKILTIMECDSTESSSVNINETAAPKLPLTIYKPTERRVPDWMGLSLSGGLPGDPHHSTILDQSPRQASSAMTAPQSWSQTMEALGDRGEAESQSGMRGESIQAPGQTSVLRFFSKLRRHASLEGAGPYFRKWKFDSSHRAASLDAKGSPKRRPFQRQRAASETTNHSDDDSLSLRDEVTESFPRSPDQTSGLQSLSAESLSQPDAALASSIFLSRLNLEAMVESGGSSSARGEELCSPSIDHHARRPDEATANGTRVEQETKCSAGTRAEAVGGRRAVEDDDLFEVQQGTAVEDGFEDMLRTTEDTQASDTRNRSDADEGDELVLGAEARLRADSGSSLSFMARSEAPPCLYRDIWSLRASLEQYASSDQSSTDRESIRSDGDSASSHGGAGARSGLDSCFSQDLDDEEEGEAEMLGGGVRGASGGGSGAGGEGESGNRKLLQMDSGYTSIEAPSRAPEEMRLFGTPGAPRGKSASERRLFFTSSGRKGSVCESVEAKLFQEELEDEMADVTRARSQTGCQSLTLQEPHELLDFPQTQESQSQLMSPLIKPIPQPSTPHKTRLRRRDYSIDEKTDALFNEFLRHDPLFDQQESPLRSRHRSRVHLRKQWQRHKQYSDPGSGAGGRYSPSLERQRFTPLRRGDSAGYPLDTRYHSTLSRIASAADEEASEGAACEEEASNESTDDNDPPREGGEREALGSTADATKSWAESSEEGDGCRVARKEGAESTTIQSLTSTQTSNTDPRGNNRNNNSRHAVPSESSLADKLAVSVEERLYGSLRRAERLGQGGAERTLTAAHAASPGFGPV, from the exons ATGAGCAATGACTCGCCTGTTCTGACAAGTCTGACTGAGAACTCCACT GATGTGCCCGTGGCGGCGGGCGAGGTGGAGAACTATGTGCTGCTGTTGGTGCTGCTGAGCGTCTTCGCCGGGGGGACGCTGGTCCTGCTctccctgctgctcctcttctgcCACCGCTGCTGCCTGGGGGGCCGCCGCTACTCCAG AGCCAGTGATGACCCCGAGAAGACAAACACCACCCAAG AGATCACCATTTATCTGGATGAATCAGACGCTCTGTCAGCGGCCAGCTGTCATGATGGAGCGTCGGAGCGATTCGTCTCCACTGGGTCCACCGGGCGCAGAGTCTCCTTCACTGAATCAGCTCTTTATGAAGCGGAGAAAACGACTCCGGAGAAAGGCCGCAG GTATACTCTGACTGAGGGAGACTTCCACCACCTGAAAAAGGCCCGGCTGACACACCTTCACCTGCCTCCGGCCCCGTGCGACCTGAAGATCCTCACCATCATGGAGTGTGACTCCACAGAGAGCAGCAGCGTCAACATCAACGAGACCGCAGCTCCCAAACTGCCCCTGACCATCTACAAG CCCACTGAGAGAAGAGTCCCCGACTGGATGGGACTGAGCCTCAGTGGAGGTCTGCCTGGAGACCCGCACCACTCCACCATCCTGGACCAGAGCCCCAGACAGGCTTCATCCGCCATGACAGCCCCGCAGTCATGGTCCCAGACC ATGGAGGCTCTCGGGGACAGGGGCGAGGCTGAGAGCCAAAGTGGGATGAGAGGAGAGTCGATTCAAGCTCCGGGCCAGACTTCTGTTCTACGTTTCTTCTCTAAACTGCGCCGCCACGCCAGtctagagggggcggggccgtacTTCAGGAAGTGGAAGTTTGACAGCAGTCATCGGGCTGCCAGCCTGGATGCCAAAG GATCCCCCAAGAGAAGGCCCTTCCAGAGACAGCGAGCAGCAAGTGAAACCACCAATCACTCCGATGACGATTCTTTGTCCCTCCGAGATGAGGTCACCGAGTCGTTCCCACGGTCCCCCGACCAGACCAGTGGCCTCCAGTCCCTCTCTGCAGAGTCTCTTTCTCAACCAGACGCTGCACTTGCGTCCTCAATCTTCCTCAGCAG GTTAAACCTAGAGGCCATGGTGGAGTCAGGTGGGAGCAGCAgcgccagaggagaggagctctgtTCGCCATCAATTGATCATCATGCCCGGAGGCCGGATGAGGCAACAGCCAATGGGACCAGAGTAGAACAAGAAACCAAGTGCAGTGCAGGTACAAGAGCAGAAGCGGTGGGAGGTAGAAGAGCGGTAGAAGATGACGACTTGTTTGAGGTACAACAGGGAACTGCTGTAGAAGACGGGTTTGAAGACATGTTAAGGACCACTGAAGACACACAGGCCTCGGATACCAGGAACAGGAGTGATGCCGATGAAGGAGATGAGCTGGTGTTGGGAGCCGAGGCCCGGCTGAGAGCCGACTCAGGCTCATCCCTTTCCTTCATGGCTCGCTCGGAGGCTCCGCCCTGCCTGTACAGAGACATCTGGAGCTTGCGAGCCTCTCTAGAGCAATACGCCTCCTCAGACCAGAGCAGCACGGACCGGGAGTCCATCCGCAGTGACGGGGACAGCGCCTCATCCCACGGTGGTGCCGGAGCTCGCTCTGGCCTGGACAGCTGCTTTTCCCAAGACCTGGACGATGAGGAAGAAGGCGAGGCAGAGATGttggggggaggagtcagaggggCGTCAGGCGGGGGCAGTGGAgccgggggagagggggagtcaGGGAACCGGAAGCTCCTCCAGATGGACAGCGGCTACACCTCCATCGAAGCACCGTCCAGGGCACCTGAGGAGATGCGGCTTTTTGGGACTCCTGGAGCTCCAAGAGGGAAGTCGGCATCTGAGAGACGGTTGTTCTTCACCAGCTCCGGGAGGAAAGGTTCAGTGTGCGAGAGCGTCGAGGCCAAGCTGtttcaggaggagctggaggacgagATGGCAGACGTCACAAGGGCGAGATCTCAAACTGGCTGCCAGTCTCTTACCCTGCAAGAACCACATGAGCTTCTGGACTTCCCTCAAACTCAAGAGTCACAATCACAGCTGATGTCTCCCCTGATTAAGCCAATCCCGCAGCCCTCGACTCCTCACAAAACACGCCTCCGCCGCCGCGACTACAGCATCGACGAGAAGACGGACGCTCTTTTCAACGAGTTCCTCCGGCACGACCCGCTGTTCGACCAGCAGGAATCGCCGCTGCGCTCCAGGCACCGATCCAGAGTTCACCTCCGTAAGCAGTGGCAACGACACAAGCAATACAGCGACCCGGGGTCGGGCGCCGGGGGCCGGTACTCCCCGTCGTTGGAGAGGCAGAGGTTCACGCCGCTGAGGAGAGGCGACAGCGCCGGTTACCCGCTGGACACGAGGTATCACAGCACGCTGTCGCGCATCGCGAGCGCTGCCGACGAGGAAGCCAGCGAGGGGGCGGCGTGCGAGGAGGAAGCCTCCAACGAGAGCACGGACGACAACGATCCGCCGAGGGAAGGAGGCGAGCGGGAAGCCTTGGGAAGTACGGCCGACGCCACAAAGAGTTGGGCGGAGTCGAGCGAGGAAGGCGACGGCTGCCGGGTCGCGAGGAAAGAAGGCGCCGAAAGCACAACTATCCAGTCGTTGACGTCGACACAGACGAGCAACACGGATCCCAGAGGCAacaacagaaacaacaacagtcGTCACGCTGTCCCCTCAGAGAGCAGCCTGGCCGACAAGCTGGCCGTGTCGGTTGAAGAGCGGCTCTACGGCAGCCTGCGCCGCGCGGAGCGGCTCGGCCAGGGAGGAGCGGAGCGCACGCTGACCGCGGCGCACGCGGCCTCGCCCGGCTTCGGTCCCGTGTAA
- the LOC130197515 gene encoding voltage-dependent calcium channel beta subunit-associated regulatory protein isoform X1, with amino-acid sequence MSNDSPVLTSLTENSTDVPVAAGEVENYVLLLVLLSVFAGGTLVLLSLLLLFCHRCCLGGRRYSRASDDPEKTNTTQEITIYLDESDALSAASCHDGASERFVSTGSTGRRVSFTESALYEAEKTTPEKGRRYTLTEGDFHHLKKARLTHLHLPPAPCDLKILTIMECDSTESSSVNINETAAPKLPLTIYKVTFPWLGFFSHVKISGCFSHLFSLQPTERRVPDWMGLSLSGGLPGDPHHSTILDQSPRQASSAMTAPQSWSQTMEALGDRGEAESQSGMRGESIQAPGQTSVLRFFSKLRRHASLEGAGPYFRKWKFDSSHRAASLDAKGSPKRRPFQRQRAASETTNHSDDDSLSLRDEVTESFPRSPDQTSGLQSLSAESLSQPDAALASSIFLSRLNLEAMVESGGSSSARGEELCSPSIDHHARRPDEATANGTRVEQETKCSAGTRAEAVGGRRAVEDDDLFEVQQGTAVEDGFEDMLRTTEDTQASDTRNRSDADEGDELVLGAEARLRADSGSSLSFMARSEAPPCLYRDIWSLRASLEQYASSDQSSTDRESIRSDGDSASSHGGAGARSGLDSCFSQDLDDEEEGEAEMLGGGVRGASGGGSGAGGEGESGNRKLLQMDSGYTSIEAPSRAPEEMRLFGTPGAPRGKSASERRLFFTSSGRKGSVCESVEAKLFQEELEDEMADVTRARSQTGCQSLTLQEPHELLDFPQTQESQSQLMSPLIKPIPQPSTPHKTRLRRRDYSIDEKTDALFNEFLRHDPLFDQQESPLRSRHRSRVHLRKQWQRHKQYSDPGSGAGGRYSPSLERQRFTPLRRGDSAGYPLDTRYHSTLSRIASAADEEASEGAACEEEASNESTDDNDPPREGGEREALGSTADATKSWAESSEEGDGCRVARKEGAESTTIQSLTSTQTSNTDPRGNNRNNNSRHAVPSESSLADKLAVSVEERLYGSLRRAERLGQGGAERTLTAAHAASPGFGPV; translated from the exons ATGAGCAATGACTCGCCTGTTCTGACAAGTCTGACTGAGAACTCCACT GATGTGCCCGTGGCGGCGGGCGAGGTGGAGAACTATGTGCTGCTGTTGGTGCTGCTGAGCGTCTTCGCCGGGGGGACGCTGGTCCTGCTctccctgctgctcctcttctgcCACCGCTGCTGCCTGGGGGGCCGCCGCTACTCCAG AGCCAGTGATGACCCCGAGAAGACAAACACCACCCAAG AGATCACCATTTATCTGGATGAATCAGACGCTCTGTCAGCGGCCAGCTGTCATGATGGAGCGTCGGAGCGATTCGTCTCCACTGGGTCCACCGGGCGCAGAGTCTCCTTCACTGAATCAGCTCTTTATGAAGCGGAGAAAACGACTCCGGAGAAAGGCCGCAG GTATACTCTGACTGAGGGAGACTTCCACCACCTGAAAAAGGCCCGGCTGACACACCTTCACCTGCCTCCGGCCCCGTGCGACCTGAAGATCCTCACCATCATGGAGTGTGACTCCACAGAGAGCAGCAGCGTCAACATCAACGAGACCGCAGCTCCCAAACTGCCCCTGACCATCTACAAGGTGACCTTTCCCTGGCTGGGATTCTTCTCTCATGTCAAAATATCCGGTTGTTTTTctcatttgttttctctccagCCCACTGAGAGAAGAGTCCCCGACTGGATGGGACTGAGCCTCAGTGGAGGTCTGCCTGGAGACCCGCACCACTCCACCATCCTGGACCAGAGCCCCAGACAGGCTTCATCCGCCATGACAGCCCCGCAGTCATGGTCCCAGACC ATGGAGGCTCTCGGGGACAGGGGCGAGGCTGAGAGCCAAAGTGGGATGAGAGGAGAGTCGATTCAAGCTCCGGGCCAGACTTCTGTTCTACGTTTCTTCTCTAAACTGCGCCGCCACGCCAGtctagagggggcggggccgtacTTCAGGAAGTGGAAGTTTGACAGCAGTCATCGGGCTGCCAGCCTGGATGCCAAAG GATCCCCCAAGAGAAGGCCCTTCCAGAGACAGCGAGCAGCAAGTGAAACCACCAATCACTCCGATGACGATTCTTTGTCCCTCCGAGATGAGGTCACCGAGTCGTTCCCACGGTCCCCCGACCAGACCAGTGGCCTCCAGTCCCTCTCTGCAGAGTCTCTTTCTCAACCAGACGCTGCACTTGCGTCCTCAATCTTCCTCAGCAG GTTAAACCTAGAGGCCATGGTGGAGTCAGGTGGGAGCAGCAgcgccagaggagaggagctctgtTCGCCATCAATTGATCATCATGCCCGGAGGCCGGATGAGGCAACAGCCAATGGGACCAGAGTAGAACAAGAAACCAAGTGCAGTGCAGGTACAAGAGCAGAAGCGGTGGGAGGTAGAAGAGCGGTAGAAGATGACGACTTGTTTGAGGTACAACAGGGAACTGCTGTAGAAGACGGGTTTGAAGACATGTTAAGGACCACTGAAGACACACAGGCCTCGGATACCAGGAACAGGAGTGATGCCGATGAAGGAGATGAGCTGGTGTTGGGAGCCGAGGCCCGGCTGAGAGCCGACTCAGGCTCATCCCTTTCCTTCATGGCTCGCTCGGAGGCTCCGCCCTGCCTGTACAGAGACATCTGGAGCTTGCGAGCCTCTCTAGAGCAATACGCCTCCTCAGACCAGAGCAGCACGGACCGGGAGTCCATCCGCAGTGACGGGGACAGCGCCTCATCCCACGGTGGTGCCGGAGCTCGCTCTGGCCTGGACAGCTGCTTTTCCCAAGACCTGGACGATGAGGAAGAAGGCGAGGCAGAGATGttggggggaggagtcagaggggCGTCAGGCGGGGGCAGTGGAgccgggggagagggggagtcaGGGAACCGGAAGCTCCTCCAGATGGACAGCGGCTACACCTCCATCGAAGCACCGTCCAGGGCACCTGAGGAGATGCGGCTTTTTGGGACTCCTGGAGCTCCAAGAGGGAAGTCGGCATCTGAGAGACGGTTGTTCTTCACCAGCTCCGGGAGGAAAGGTTCAGTGTGCGAGAGCGTCGAGGCCAAGCTGtttcaggaggagctggaggacgagATGGCAGACGTCACAAGGGCGAGATCTCAAACTGGCTGCCAGTCTCTTACCCTGCAAGAACCACATGAGCTTCTGGACTTCCCTCAAACTCAAGAGTCACAATCACAGCTGATGTCTCCCCTGATTAAGCCAATCCCGCAGCCCTCGACTCCTCACAAAACACGCCTCCGCCGCCGCGACTACAGCATCGACGAGAAGACGGACGCTCTTTTCAACGAGTTCCTCCGGCACGACCCGCTGTTCGACCAGCAGGAATCGCCGCTGCGCTCCAGGCACCGATCCAGAGTTCACCTCCGTAAGCAGTGGCAACGACACAAGCAATACAGCGACCCGGGGTCGGGCGCCGGGGGCCGGTACTCCCCGTCGTTGGAGAGGCAGAGGTTCACGCCGCTGAGGAGAGGCGACAGCGCCGGTTACCCGCTGGACACGAGGTATCACAGCACGCTGTCGCGCATCGCGAGCGCTGCCGACGAGGAAGCCAGCGAGGGGGCGGCGTGCGAGGAGGAAGCCTCCAACGAGAGCACGGACGACAACGATCCGCCGAGGGAAGGAGGCGAGCGGGAAGCCTTGGGAAGTACGGCCGACGCCACAAAGAGTTGGGCGGAGTCGAGCGAGGAAGGCGACGGCTGCCGGGTCGCGAGGAAAGAAGGCGCCGAAAGCACAACTATCCAGTCGTTGACGTCGACACAGACGAGCAACACGGATCCCAGAGGCAacaacagaaacaacaacagtcGTCACGCTGTCCCCTCAGAGAGCAGCCTGGCCGACAAGCTGGCCGTGTCGGTTGAAGAGCGGCTCTACGGCAGCCTGCGCCGCGCGGAGCGGCTCGGCCAGGGAGGAGCGGAGCGCACGCTGACCGCGGCGCACGCGGCCTCGCCCGGCTTCGGTCCCGTGTAA